One genomic segment of Spirochaeta cellobiosiphila DSM 17781 includes these proteins:
- the murD gene encoding UDP-N-acetylmuramoyl-L-alanine--D-glutamate ligase, which yields MKDWNLQNKRVTIMGLGLHGGGLASARFFAEQGAFVTVTDFKSPAELEPSINKLSDLSIKYELGGHKESDFTEADIVVKNPAVRMNNPYLAMAKRVETDISTFLTFYQGPLIAVTGSKGKSTTVSAIYHVLKQIDPRTQLGGNITVSPLTFLNSIDDTTPVILELSSWQLGDLKSRGLLHPKVSVITNIYPDHLNTYNGSMDLYVEDKKLIYKEQNPESFSVFQSKGEYSDQFIRESPCHLGLYGEKRPQSELEHLKAVAWIEKEQGRCLIEEKDEILLDLPHQLPGNHMRLNLLCAALCLRLFGIEAEAIRKRIAGFDGVPHRLELVAQPEGIKCYNDSAATIPEAANAAFLSFPHKKVIAITGGTDKDLDFSVIQEGLENCKAIILLKGSGTNKLIPLLNNWELPYEGPFDDLEKAIHKAWERAETSDILVLSPGCASFEMFKNEFHRGDLFRELCQNLS from the coding sequence ATGAAGGATTGGAATCTACAGAATAAGAGAGTAACCATCATGGGCCTGGGCTTACATGGAGGAGGATTAGCGTCCGCCCGATTCTTTGCAGAACAAGGAGCATTCGTTACGGTCACTGATTTTAAAAGCCCAGCAGAGTTAGAACCTAGTATCAACAAATTATCAGATCTTTCTATCAAATATGAATTGGGAGGACACAAGGAATCAGACTTTACAGAAGCTGATATTGTTGTCAAAAATCCTGCAGTCCGTATGAATAATCCCTATTTGGCTATGGCCAAAAGAGTCGAGACAGATATTTCCACCTTTCTCACATTCTATCAAGGCCCGCTTATTGCCGTAACAGGATCAAAGGGCAAATCCACAACAGTTAGTGCTATCTATCATGTACTAAAACAAATAGACCCTCGTACCCAATTAGGGGGAAATATTACAGTCAGTCCCCTTACCTTCCTTAATAGTATAGATGATACAACGCCAGTCATACTGGAGCTCTCCAGTTGGCAATTAGGAGATTTAAAATCCCGTGGTCTGTTACATCCCAAAGTATCTGTTATTACCAATATTTATCCTGATCATCTTAACACCTATAATGGCTCGATGGACTTATACGTTGAGGACAAAAAGCTTATTTACAAAGAACAAAATCCTGAATCCTTCAGCGTTTTTCAGAGTAAAGGAGAATATTCAGATCAATTCATCAGGGAAAGTCCTTGTCATCTAGGTTTATATGGAGAAAAGCGTCCCCAATCAGAACTTGAACACCTGAAAGCAGTAGCTTGGATTGAGAAGGAACAGGGGAGATGTCTGATCGAAGAAAAGGATGAGATATTACTAGACCTTCCCCATCAACTACCTGGTAATCATATGAGACTCAACTTACTATGTGCTGCTTTGTGTCTGAGATTATTTGGCATAGAAGCTGAGGCTATACGCAAGAGGATCGCCGGCTTTGATGGGGTACCCCATCGTTTAGAGCTTGTGGCCCAGCCTGAGGGAATCAAATGTTATAACGATTCAGCGGCAACTATTCCAGAAGCAGCGAACGCCGCTTTTCTAAGCTTTCCCCATAAGAAAGTGATAGCGATCACAGGCGGTACAGATAAGGATCTGGATTTTTCTGTCATACAGGAGGGATTAGAGAACTGTAAAGCTATCATCCTTCTCAAAGGAAGTGGGACAAACAAGCTCATTCCCCTACTGAATAATTGGGAACTTCCCTACGAAGGACCTTTTGATGATCTGGAAAAAGCTATACATAAAGCATGGGAAAGAGCTGAGACATCGGACATTCTTGTCCTCAGTCCAGGCTGTGCTTCCTTTGAAATGTTCAAAAATGAGTTTCACCGGGGTGACTTATTCAGAGAACTTTGTCAGAACTTAAGTTAA
- a CDS encoding histidinol-phosphatase has product MLKANYHSHSHYCDGQGELEDYIESAIQRDFDAIGFTSHGPVPFHTDWTMPEDKLGSYLKEIEELQVKYKGQIELYKGLEIDYIPGITGPALSKFQELNLDVIVGSVHYLPADSHHLLTIDGPQEEVDFLYTQIFKKDSKAFVQSYYQNIVQMVKEGGFSIIGHFDLIKKRNKKGHYFDETQDWYEQIVADTLVQIGQYRESHVAMEVNTGGISRGAVDTVYPDPKWLPEMRKAGIPVLVNSDAHHPDHLDFYFTEGLDFIRKGGYSSVRLYYNNKWQDMDLG; this is encoded by the coding sequence ATGTTAAAAGCAAATTATCATTCCCATAGTCATTATTGTGATGGACAGGGGGAATTAGAAGATTATATTGAATCGGCAATTCAAAGAGATTTTGATGCCATAGGATTTACTAGTCATGGTCCAGTCCCTTTTCATACAGATTGGACCATGCCAGAAGATAAACTTGGCTCTTATTTGAAGGAAATTGAAGAACTTCAGGTGAAGTATAAAGGTCAGATTGAGTTATACAAAGGGCTTGAGATCGATTACATTCCTGGAATCACAGGGCCGGCACTTTCAAAGTTTCAAGAATTGAATCTTGATGTTATAGTAGGTTCTGTTCACTACTTACCGGCAGATTCTCATCATTTATTGACGATAGATGGTCCACAAGAAGAAGTGGATTTTCTATACACACAGATTTTTAAAAAAGATAGTAAGGCCTTTGTTCAAAGCTATTATCAGAATATTGTCCAAATGGTTAAAGAAGGAGGATTCTCCATCATAGGCCATTTTGATCTGATCAAGAAACGTAATAAAAAAGGTCATTATTTTGATGAAACTCAGGATTGGTATGAGCAAATCGTTGCTGATACCCTCGTTCAGATAGGACAGTACAGAGAATCTCATGTTGCTATGGAAGTGAATACCGGGGGGATTAGCCGAGGTGCCGTAGATACTGTCTACCCAGATCCTAAATGGTTACCTGAAATGCGAAAAGCAGGAATCCCTGTCTTGGTAAACTCTGATGCACACCATCCTGATCATTTGGATTTCTACTTTACTGAAGGTTTAGACTTCATCCGCAAGGGAGGATATTCTTCTGTGCGCCTTTATTACAATAATAAGTGGCAGGATATGGATCTAGGCTAG
- a CDS encoding histidine kinase dimerization/phosphoacceptor domain -containing protein, producing the protein MNGNLTYTDETLFPTQPDSSFWKVMISDDTPEVHAVTKLALKNFTFEDKPIRFLSAYSGSETIDLIKKNPDTALILLDVVMEHENTGLEVVKNIREQLDNHHIRIILRTGQPGFAPERKVIIEYDINDYREKTELTAQKLFTTITSALRSYRDILTIEKSRQGLAYIISEGNNLLKCKTLEDFSQISYQGILRYLTEKEGHRIVHSSVIHYINGVPQVAQDSLPNPMVLAQTQPMSFPFFKDNTYWDRLAVNDTDYLCYYFETSEVLTSTEQEILKTFSSSLKLNLDNLNLVSELEKSLKEKQIMLKEIHHRVKNNLQIISSLLNMQTDKLKNDNDKELFHESKSRILSMALVHEKLYQAPDLAGVDFKDYLITIIHELLYSYDQYGNIDVDIQAEPLILGVDAAIPCGLIVNEIITNAIKYAFKSQEQGVISVRLHSTCGETTLELWDNGVGFPEGFDTNQLDTLGLQLITLLSKQLEGTIDIESKKGVYFKLVFPSCKS; encoded by the coding sequence GTGAATGGTAACTTAACTTATACAGATGAGACTCTCTTTCCTACTCAACCGGATTCCTCTTTTTGGAAGGTTATGATTTCTGATGATACACCGGAAGTCCATGCTGTGACAAAGTTAGCCTTGAAGAATTTCACCTTTGAAGACAAACCCATTCGATTTCTCAGTGCGTACAGTGGATCTGAGACCATAGATTTGATCAAAAAGAATCCTGACACAGCGCTAATACTGCTAGACGTGGTCATGGAACATGAAAACACTGGACTGGAAGTGGTTAAGAACATCCGGGAACAGTTGGACAATCATCATATCCGGATCATACTCAGAACAGGGCAGCCGGGCTTTGCACCAGAACGAAAAGTGATTATTGAGTATGATATTAACGATTATCGAGAAAAAACAGAGTTAACAGCCCAAAAATTATTCACAACCATAACAAGCGCCCTGAGGTCTTATAGAGACATTTTGACAATCGAAAAGAGCCGGCAAGGTCTAGCCTATATAATCAGTGAAGGCAACAATCTTCTCAAATGTAAAACTCTTGAAGATTTCTCACAAATCTCCTATCAAGGGATCCTTAGGTATCTAACTGAAAAAGAAGGTCATAGGATTGTCCACTCCAGTGTTATCCATTACATCAATGGGGTCCCCCAGGTAGCACAAGACTCCCTTCCCAATCCAATGGTATTAGCTCAAACACAACCTATGTCATTTCCCTTCTTCAAGGATAATACCTATTGGGATCGTCTTGCAGTCAATGACACAGATTATCTATGTTATTATTTTGAAACAAGTGAAGTATTAACCTCTACAGAACAGGAGATTCTCAAAACATTCTCCTCCTCTTTAAAATTAAATTTGGACAATCTCAACCTAGTCAGTGAGCTGGAAAAGTCCTTAAAAGAAAAGCAGATCATGCTGAAAGAGATACATCACAGGGTAAAGAATAACCTTCAAATTATCTCAAGTCTTCTGAATATGCAGACTGACAAACTCAAAAATGATAATGATAAAGAGTTATTCCATGAAAGCAAGAGTCGTATATTATCAATGGCTCTTGTCCATGAAAAGCTCTATCAAGCACCAGACTTGGCGGGAGTAGATTTCAAGGACTACCTGATTACGATTATCCATGAATTACTTTATAGCTATGATCAATATGGGAATATTGATGTGGATATACAGGCAGAACCACTTATATTAGGAGTAGATGCGGCTATCCCTTGTGGACTTATCGTTAATGAAATCATTACAAATGCTATAAAATATGCCTTCAAATCTCAAGAACAAGGGGTAATCTCAGTCAGACTTCATTCTACCTGCGGGGAAACAACTTTAGAGTTGTGGGATAATGGAGTTGGGTTCCCGGAAGGATTTGATACTAATCAATTAGACACTTTGGGATTACAGCTCATTACTCTGTTATCAAAGCAACTAGAAGGTACGATAGATATTGAAAGCAAAAAGGGAGTCTATTTCAAATTAGTATTCCCCTCTTGTAAAAGTTAA
- a CDS encoding sensor histidine kinase, whose product MTIKKRVYIGILLIAFSFLFALIVPFHVVNTLRSNYDSEKKMTSLNQELESFTFDLILASYKPSDWKTSIKPLEDKQEYIRRQLQDFELESQHNSEYTRLLALWDYFLSYSQSCFQIIRDIQKNPLYEDALKSGSIDLKVLDPEGVHGSLYFSFYQLRKKAVQTVEAFRQFRDVFSNISNRYARGFTYTYRTLFTAFVAIFIGLILLSGLYLMDQVALILYWKDIILIDTKRVAEGLNFTPLETGVKEVQDFYDNLINMTQTLSDQNRLLGKQFRELVDSQNRLLTQEKFNSLAQFILRLNHELNSHLSVSKMALDILQPSLNQHDRESFNIAKNSINDSIKVMNKIKTIALELPESNHTLDLKETIKWIVADVMFRYSNPAIEWDFHFPQEEVSLFSHNETMYRILSPFIENVIVHAYDNGSGEGIISVFCEESFIHIKVDDHGKGGNQDELLPLFKPLLERDWSTGLSLGISVANSAINYIFHGELAIYTEPDRGFFVEVIIPKKSFES is encoded by the coding sequence ATGACCATTAAAAAACGAGTTTACATAGGTATCCTTTTGATAGCGTTTAGTTTCTTATTCGCTTTGATCGTGCCTTTTCATGTTGTAAACACCTTAAGAAGCAATTATGACTCTGAAAAAAAGATGACCAGTCTTAATCAGGAACTGGAGTCTTTTACTTTTGACTTAATATTGGCATCCTATAAACCATCTGATTGGAAAACTTCTATCAAGCCTCTGGAAGATAAACAGGAATACATTAGGAGGCAGTTACAGGATTTTGAACTTGAATCACAGCATAACTCTGAATATACACGTCTTCTAGCCCTCTGGGATTATTTCCTTTCCTATTCTCAAAGCTGTTTTCAGATCATAAGGGATATTCAGAAGAATCCTTTATATGAAGATGCCTTAAAATCTGGTTCTATAGATTTAAAGGTCCTGGATCCTGAGGGGGTTCATGGAAGTCTATATTTTTCCTTCTATCAATTAAGAAAGAAAGCTGTTCAAACTGTTGAAGCTTTTAGACAATTTCGTGATGTGTTTTCCAATATATCAAATCGCTATGCCCGTGGATTCACTTATACCTATCGTACTTTGTTCACCGCTTTTGTGGCAATCTTTATTGGATTAATTCTTCTTTCCGGATTGTATCTGATGGATCAAGTCGCTTTAATTCTGTATTGGAAAGATATTATTTTGATAGACACAAAGAGAGTTGCAGAGGGTTTAAACTTTACCCCCCTGGAAACAGGTGTGAAGGAAGTTCAGGATTTCTATGACAACCTTATTAATATGACACAGACCTTATCTGATCAGAATCGCTTATTGGGCAAGCAATTCCGTGAATTAGTAGATAGTCAAAACCGATTATTAACCCAAGAAAAATTTAACAGTTTGGCTCAATTTATCCTTCGACTTAATCATGAACTCAATTCTCATTTGTCCGTGTCAAAAATGGCTTTAGATATCCTTCAACCTAGTTTAAATCAACATGATCGGGAAAGTTTCAATATAGCCAAGAATTCCATTAATGATTCCATCAAGGTTATGAATAAAATAAAAACCATTGCTTTAGAATTACCGGAAAGCAACCATACCCTGGACCTAAAAGAAACCATTAAATGGATTGTGGCAGATGTTATGTTTCGCTATAGTAATCCAGCTATTGAATGGGATTTTCACTTTCCCCAGGAAGAGGTATCTCTCTTCTCCCATAATGAAACAATGTATCGTATCCTGTCTCCTTTTATTGAAAATGTTATCGTTCATGCCTACGATAATGGCTCTGGCGAGGGAATCATAAGTGTCTTCTGCGAAGAATCCTTTATTCATATCAAAGTGGATGATCATGGAAAGGGAGGTAATCAAGATGAATTATTGCCATTATTTAAGCCTCTTTTGGAAAGAGATTGGTCTACAGGATTGTCCTTAGGTATATCTGTTGCCAATTCTGCTATTAATTATATATTTCATGGAGAACTGGCTATCTATACAGAACCTGATAGGGGTTTTTTTGTAGAAGTGATCATTCCGAAGAAATCTTTTGAATCTTAA
- a CDS encoding FHA domain-containing protein, translating to MAEHLLWYLEGKMYDGESLIISIDKSPYKIGRSEDCDLTLSSPKISRVHAQLSVWKDTLSIEDMDSTNGTFVNNKQTQGEIVLTSGDVLQIGDNLFKITKRQLNDGPDFSRTLIHESKENRESFADHYGLSKREAEVLFYLLDGKSGTTIAEALCVSPGTAKHHILSIYKKTETHSKLELSTLYRNYELFTQG from the coding sequence ATGGCAGAACATCTACTATGGTATCTAGAAGGGAAGATGTATGATGGGGAGTCCTTGATTATATCCATAGATAAAAGCCCCTACAAAATTGGAAGAAGTGAAGATTGTGATTTAACACTGTCATCACCAAAGATTAGCCGCGTTCATGCACAGTTAAGTGTATGGAAAGACACCCTATCCATTGAAGATATGGACAGCACAAACGGAACCTTTGTGAACAACAAACAAACACAGGGGGAAATCGTCTTAACCAGTGGAGATGTTCTCCAAATAGGTGACAATTTGTTTAAAATAACAAAGCGTCAGCTCAATGATGGACCTGATTTTAGCCGAACACTGATTCACGAATCCAAAGAAAACAGGGAGAGCTTTGCTGATCATTATGGATTAAGCAAAAGGGAAGCAGAAGTGTTATTCTATCTATTAGATGGGAAATCAGGAACAACCATAGCAGAAGCTCTCTGTGTATCACCGGGGACAGCAAAGCATCATATTCTTAGCATTTATAAGAAAACAGAAACCCATTCAAAGCTAGAGTTAAGCACTCTCTACCGAAACTACGAATTGTTCACTCAGGGTTGA
- a CDS encoding Hpt domain-containing protein encodes MISKFSIIYIIFDIVLENFYTMEMIPVERVYVDPLVIPFAEAYIKGLTADCDKLLSDKKDKDDDRLLNWAHKVKGNGGIFGIQYISDLGRIIEHYLKMGETDQAFLHIQLLNSYIHSLVLLPDNLEEEDQP; translated from the coding sequence TTGATATCAAAGTTTTCCATTATCTATATTATTTTTGACATTGTACTTGAGAACTTTTACACTATGGAAATGATTCCTGTTGAACGTGTTTATGTTGACCCATTAGTTATTCCCTTTGCAGAGGCTTATATCAAAGGGTTGACTGCCGATTGTGATAAGTTATTAAGTGATAAAAAGGATAAGGATGATGATCGTCTGCTTAATTGGGCGCATAAGGTAAAAGGGAATGGGGGTATATTCGGGATTCAATATATCAGTGATCTTGGTAGGATTATTGAACATTACTTAAAGATGGGAGAAACTGATCAAGCTTTCCTCCATATTCAATTACTTAATAGTTATATACATTCCTTAGTTCTTCTCCCTGATAACCTGGAGGAAGAGGATCAACCCTGA
- the msrA gene encoding peptide-methionine (S)-S-oxide reductase MsrA codes for MTIGGGCFWCVEAVFERQKGVIEAISGYSGGYKDNPTYQEVCTGDTGHAEVVQIRFDPEVISYDKLLQLFWIAHDPTTLNRQGADVGTQYRSVIFYHNDEQRVKAEASLENAQKDFADPIVTEIAPLENFFPAEDYHQEYFDNNRNASFCRVIIAPKLKKLGFD; via the coding sequence ATGACAATCGGCGGAGGCTGTTTTTGGTGTGTTGAAGCAGTATTCGAACGTCAGAAGGGTGTTATAGAAGCAATATCTGGTTATTCTGGAGGATATAAAGATAATCCTACTTATCAAGAAGTTTGTACAGGCGATACTGGTCATGCGGAAGTTGTACAGATTCGTTTTGATCCTGAAGTGATCAGTTATGATAAGTTGCTCCAGTTATTCTGGATCGCTCATGATCCTACCACTTTAAACCGTCAAGGAGCAGATGTAGGCACTCAGTACCGCTCTGTGATTTTTTATCACAATGATGAACAGCGGGTGAAAGCAGAAGCCTCACTGGAGAATGCTCAGAAAGATTTTGCAGACCCTATTGTTACGGAGATCGCACCATTAGAGAATTTCTTTCCTGCTGAAGATTATCATCAGGAATATTTTGACAACAACCGTAATGCTAGTTTCTGTAGGGTGATTATAGCCCCCAAGCTGAAGAAGCTCGGTTTCGATTAA
- a CDS encoding YjgN family protein — MEKRSVLRFQGNGKELFGIYVINMVLTVLTLGIYAAWAKSKRLKYIYSNTEFANGRFRYHGEGIEIFKGFLKFLAVLVVIYLVYLVGVFLEDNTIIALGSIIWTLGFITVIPLAIHGGMKYRMSRTSWNGIHFGYRGDKKTLLKLYLKNVGLTIITLGIYFPWLQANLQKYIISHIRFGNIKVEWTGTGGELFKIHLKGILLTFITFGIYTFWYQKHLMNYHFGHVVAYQDETKLIMIPHFSAGEIFMVGVANYFTILFTLGLGYPWAVIRIIKMYLENLIVEGDFDPDIIRQTEEDYSDATGEGFLDAFDIGDGLF, encoded by the coding sequence ATGGAAAAAAGAAGCGTTTTAAGATTCCAAGGAAATGGAAAAGAATTATTTGGTATTTATGTTATCAATATGGTCCTAACCGTTTTAACCTTAGGTATTTATGCGGCCTGGGCCAAATCCAAGCGTTTAAAATACATCTATTCCAACACGGAATTTGCCAATGGGCGATTCAGATATCACGGAGAAGGAATTGAAATATTCAAAGGATTCCTAAAGTTTCTGGCGGTACTGGTAGTTATATACTTAGTGTATTTAGTAGGAGTGTTCTTAGAAGATAACACTATCATAGCCCTGGGATCGATCATATGGACACTTGGGTTTATTACTGTGATCCCCTTAGCTATTCATGGCGGAATGAAATACCGAATGTCCAGAACATCCTGGAATGGTATCCATTTTGGATATAGAGGCGACAAGAAAACACTACTCAAACTTTATCTTAAAAATGTAGGTCTAACGATTATAACTCTTGGTATATATTTCCCTTGGTTACAGGCCAATTTACAGAAATACATCATCTCTCATATCCGATTTGGCAATATAAAAGTTGAGTGGACTGGGACAGGGGGTGAATTATTTAAAATCCATTTGAAAGGAATCTTACTCACCTTTATTACCTTTGGCATTTATACATTTTGGTATCAAAAACACCTAATGAATTATCACTTTGGCCATGTAGTAGCCTATCAGGATGAGACTAAACTGATCATGATTCCCCATTTCTCAGCAGGAGAAATATTCATGGTCGGTGTTGCTAATTATTTTACTATTTTATTCACTCTCGGATTAGGCTATCCTTGGGCTGTTATTAGAATCATCAAGATGTATTTAGAGAATCTCATAGTCGAAGGGGACTTTGATCCTGACATTATTAGACAAACAGAAGAAGATTATTCTGATGCTACTGGGGAAGGCTTTTTGGATGCCTTTGATATCGGTGACGGACTGTTCTAA
- a CDS encoding M48 family metallopeptidase: protein MPWYSCRFNDGKTSKQQLGQVTVGETQLVLEYEEDRYTRKLTWPYTDVFREEMPGEKRVSLLCGQYPKVHISVEDPFFKGEIDQKLESGSLSRKIYKWFFTNYTKIILGFVLTIGVLVGVYIYGVPLMADGIARILPYEQEKQMGDLIFKNMSKDLAIDETGSQKLQKFWDDLDWGEHPVNLYLSNKEEMNAFAIMGGHIVVYKDLLVTLDTPEELAALLAHEYSHIEKKHSARLIFRMLSNYLIISLLINDYSGTTAVILQNADSFRTLKYSRDFETEADERGVELLRKEGISPQAMADLFTKLKEQDHYTGPSWLSTHPDLNDRINRIIGEVTESQKASITHHPQLSKTFGSLQSYSLSLNGTSHESSDEESLEREEDD, encoded by the coding sequence ATGCCTTGGTACTCATGCCGCTTTAATGATGGGAAAACCTCTAAACAACAACTAGGCCAAGTAACAGTGGGAGAAACACAATTAGTCCTGGAATATGAAGAGGACCGTTATACCCGTAAGCTAACTTGGCCTTATACTGATGTCTTCCGTGAAGAGATGCCAGGGGAAAAGAGAGTATCCCTCCTGTGTGGACAATACCCCAAGGTCCATATATCAGTAGAAGATCCCTTCTTCAAAGGTGAAATCGATCAAAAACTGGAATCAGGAAGCCTCTCCCGTAAGATCTATAAATGGTTCTTCACCAATTATACAAAGATCATTCTGGGATTTGTGTTAACAATCGGAGTCTTAGTTGGAGTTTATATCTATGGCGTTCCCCTCATGGCGGATGGTATTGCAAGAATCCTTCCCTATGAACAAGAAAAACAAATGGGGGATCTCATCTTCAAAAATATGTCAAAAGACTTGGCTATTGATGAGACAGGATCACAAAAACTTCAAAAATTCTGGGATGATTTAGATTGGGGAGAGCATCCTGTAAATCTTTATCTATCTAACAAAGAAGAAATGAATGCCTTCGCTATTATGGGAGGACACATTGTGGTCTATAAGGATTTGCTCGTTACTTTAGACACTCCAGAGGAATTAGCGGCTCTCTTAGCGCATGAATATTCACATATAGAAAAGAAGCATAGTGCCCGTTTGATCTTCCGGATGTTATCCAACTACCTTATCATTTCCTTACTGATCAATGATTATAGCGGAACAACGGCAGTCATACTCCAAAATGCAGACTCCTTCAGAACGCTAAAATACAGTAGAGATTTTGAGACGGAAGCCGATGAAAGAGGTGTAGAGCTCCTTAGGAAAGAAGGAATATCCCCCCAGGCCATGGCAGATCTCTTTACCAAGCTTAAGGAACAAGACCATTACACTGGGCCAAGTTGGCTAAGCACCCACCCCGATCTTAATGACAGAATCAATAGGATAATCGGTGAAGTTACAGAATCCCAAAAGGCATCCATAACTCACCATCCTCAATTATCCAAGACATTTGGCAGTCTTCAAAGCTATAGCTTATCCCTTAATGGAACCAGCCATGAGTCCTCTGACGAAGAATCGTTGGAGAGAGAAGAAGACGACTAG
- a CDS encoding carbohydrate ABC transporter permease, whose amino-acid sequence MSEPTKFKRKQKLKRTARNVWVNIVLIFITLLWTIPTLGIFVTSFRRSEDIFSSGWWSILPHRDWVKTEELTLSEDIDVDGTFIIEDIEGDFESFREGIVSEDGTQYRWYGNKRTLRVDKFEREWVGFGANLTLSNYRDVLASGKIQFTDGNGRTITRDGSNFYDAVLNSLAVAIPSTVIPILIAAFAAYAFAWMDFPGRKPLFVIVVALLVVPLQIALIPILQDYTSLDLNGSFLGMWLAHTGFGLPLAVYLLFNYISTLPRDIFESAFLDGATPFNIFARLVIPLSVPALASFAIFQFLWVWNDYLIALIFLGDKNRVVTSALAAMVGEKGQDWHLLTSGAFLSMILPLVVFFSLQRFFVRGLMAGSIKG is encoded by the coding sequence ATGAGTGAACCCACTAAATTTAAACGAAAACAAAAGTTAAAAAGAACAGCCCGTAATGTGTGGGTTAATATCGTTCTTATTTTTATCACTCTTCTTTGGACCATCCCGACTTTAGGTATCTTTGTGACTTCCTTTCGACGTTCTGAAGATATTTTTTCTTCCGGTTGGTGGTCCATTCTTCCTCACCGGGATTGGGTGAAAACAGAAGAACTAACCCTGTCTGAAGATATCGATGTGGATGGAACCTTCATTATTGAAGATATTGAGGGAGACTTTGAGAGTTTTCGTGAAGGTATTGTCAGTGAAGATGGTACGCAGTATCGATGGTATGGTAATAAGAGAACCTTGCGTGTTGATAAATTTGAAAGGGAATGGGTCGGCTTTGGTGCCAATCTGACTTTATCTAATTATAGGGATGTTTTGGCCAGTGGTAAGATACAGTTTACCGATGGTAACGGTCGTACTATCACAAGGGATGGGAGTAATTTCTATGATGCTGTTTTGAATTCTCTCGCAGTAGCCATACCTTCCACGGTTATTCCGATTCTTATAGCTGCTTTTGCGGCTTATGCTTTTGCCTGGATGGACTTTCCTGGGCGTAAACCGTTGTTTGTCATTGTTGTGGCCTTATTGGTTGTTCCCTTGCAGATAGCCCTTATTCCTATTCTTCAAGATTATACTAGTTTGGATTTGAATGGATCTTTTCTGGGAATGTGGTTGGCTCATACGGGTTTTGGATTGCCATTAGCTGTGTATCTTTTGTTTAATTATATATCCACTCTTCCAAGGGATATCTTTGAATCAGCCTTTTTAGATGGGGCTACTCCTTTTAATATCTTTGCCCGTTTGGTGATTCCCTTATCCGTTCCTGCTTTAGCTAGCTTTGCTATATTCCAATTTTTATGGGTTTGGAATGATTATTTGATAGCCTTAATATTTCTTGGAGACAAGAATAGGGTAGTCACTTCTGCTCTGGCCGCTATGGTTGGGGAAAAAGGACAGGATTGGCACCTTTTAACTTCAGGTGCCTTCCTGAGTATGATCCTGCCTCTAGTCGTCTTCTTCTCTCTCCAACGATTCTTCGTCAGAGGACTCATGGCTGGTTCCATTAAGGGATAA